DNA from Eucalyptus grandis isolate ANBG69807.140 chromosome 5, ASM1654582v1, whole genome shotgun sequence:
aagaaggaaaaaggactATACAGAGTTGATCCTTGTGCTGCAGAGGTATTCTTCACTCAAAGACAGAAGATTACAGGAGAAAACGTGTGGCATCAACGGCTAGCTCATACAAACCAGAATGTCCTGAAACATTTGAAGAATCAAAAGTTAATCCAGTGTTATACAGAACCACAATCTGTATGCAGAAGTTGTCAGCTTGCTAAGAATACTGCTCTACCTTTTCCTATGTCAAGTTCTGTAGCTAATAAACCTCTAGAACAAGTCCATTGCGATATCTGGGGACCTTCTCCAGTCAACTCTTATCAGAACTTCAAATATTATGTGATCTTTGTTGATAACTTCTCTCGATTCAGCTGGATGTACCCATTGAAACTAAAATCAGACTTCTATGACATCTTTCTTATGTTTCAGAAGTTAGTAGAGAACCATCACAACTGTAAAATCAAGAAGTTTCAGTGTGATGGTGGGGGAGAGTTTGTCAGTCACAAGTTTAAAGCTCACCTACAGAGTTGTGGCATCAAACAGCTTATCTCTTGTCCATATACACCCGAGCAGAATGGAATACCTGAAAGGAAACATCGCCATATAGTTGAGCTTGGTCTAGCTATGCTATATCATGCAAAAGTCCCATTAAAATTTTGGGTTGATGCTTTTATGACAGCAAACTATATTGTCAATATACTTCCTACTCCAAAATTAGAGATGCAATCTCCCTTTACTAAGCTACATCGGCATAAGCCAAGATATGATCATCTCGAGTGTTCGGGTGTGCCTGCTATCCCTGTCTTCGACCCTATGCTCAACACAAGATGGATCCACGATCTCTTACCTGTGTCTTTCTCGGATACAACACTCATCATAAAGGATATCGATGCTTGGTGCCTACCACTGGTCATGTGTACATCAGTCGACATGTAACCTTTGATGAGacattctttcctttctctaagAAGCTGGCAACACATTCCTCAACATATACACGACTATATAAACTATGGACagaagaagagagattcttacAAACTCCAAATACTGAGCTTATCAACACTTCATCATCTCATCAAACAAAGTATGTTCAGAACCTTCCAGTTGAGCAAGCTTTTACAGAACATATAGAACCTATCTCTACAACTGTGTCACCTAATGATCAAGTTCCATCTACTACTCAAAGTATGTCTCAACAAGTAAATATATCTGGAACCACAACAAAGGACAAAGAACAGAACCAGCTATCGATCAAAGTGTTTCTAACACACAAACACAGACTATCCATCCTGTGCAAGGTACACAACCTACTCATCACATGCAAACCAGATCTAAATCTGGTATAGTCAAAGTGAATCCTCGATATGCATGTCTTGCTCAATACCAAGTTCCTCCAGAACCAAAATCAGTAAAATCTGCTCTAGCAGATCCAGGATGGTATCaggcaatgcaagaagaaatgaatgcCTTACACCATAATCAAACTTGGTTATTGGTTCCTCGTACTAATAACATGAATgttattggctgcaaatgggtgtttaagACTAAACTTACCTCTACTGGAAGTCTAGATCGATTGAAGGCTCGTCTAGTAGCCAAGGGATTTCATCAGGAACAAGGAATTGACTTCACAGAAACCTTTAGCCCTGTGATAAAACATTCAACTGTTAGACTTATCCCTCTCGTAGCAATGGTAAAACACCGGTCTATGCATCAACTTGATGTCAAGAACGCCTTCTTACATGGCACCCTAAATGAAACCGTGTACATGGAGCAACCTCCTGGTTTTGTTCATCCACGTATGATCAATATGTATGTCTACTTCAAAATCCCTCTATGGATTGCGTCAAGCTCCGCGTGCCGGTATGATaaattcagcaatttcttgCTTGAAGTTGGTTTTTTCGTAGCTCAACCGACCCCTCTCTGTTCATACTTCATCAAGGACAAGAGACCATACTTTTACTTCTATATGTTGACGACATAATTCTAACTGGTAGCTCAGAACATCTGCTACAAACTTTTATTCACTCACTCAGTGTTAAATTccatatgaaagatcttggccagcttcattattttcttggaattgaagcCACACGAACCTCTCGAGTTGTTCTTATGTCAAACCAAGTATGCCCTTGACTTACTGTCTCGTGCAAATATGACTGACTGTAAACCTATTGCTacacctctctctcttaaaCCAGTCATACTTGCAAGAGATGCTGTTCTTCTTCCAAATCCCATGAACTACCGAAGTCTTGTAGGTGGCTTACAATATCTCACTATCACCAGGCCTGATCTTGCCTTTGCAACAAATATCCTATGTCAGAAACTACAGCAACCTACTATTGGAGACTTTCTTCAACTGAAACGAGTTCTTCGATATGTAAAAGGAACAATTCACCTCGGTATTTCACTTCATTCTCAAAGTTCTCTCAAATTATATGGCTTCTCTGATGCAGATTGGGCTGGctgtcttcaaactagactttCTACCACAGGCTTCTGTACTTATCTCGGTTCTAATCTCATCTCATGGACAGCTAAGAAACAATCAACTGTTTCACGTTCCTCCACTGAAGCTGAATATAGAGCCCTCGCCTCAGCAACAGCCGATCTTACTTGGATTACTTTTGTACTCATAGATATTGGAGTTTCTCTTCACTCACCAACCATATTATTCTGTGACAATCAATCTGCCATATCTCTTACAGCAAATCCTATACTTCATGCTcgaacaaaacatattgagGTTGATTTCCACTTTGTTCGAGAAAAAGTTGCGTCTGGATCCTTATGTGTTAGATATGTTCCCAGCCATAACCAAGTTGCTGATATTTTTACCAAACCACTATCTAAACTAACACATTCCTCTCTTCGTCTCAAATTGGGCATTGGTTCTTCACCCCTGCCCAATTTGCAGGGGGATGTTAAGGACAAAAGACAGGAAGAAGCTGACTGTATAAATGGTGTCAAGAAATgtacagaaagaagaagatctaCTGTTaagaataaagaaaggaaagaagaaggatgatATACGGATCGAGAGATTGTAGGAAAAGATGCTGCAAAGTCGACTAAACCGCTACTCTGCTCATCTACTCTGTTTTTCCTTTACTCTGTATCTTAGCTTTACTCTGTACCTTAGCTGTAGTGACCGGTATTCGGTTAGTCTTCTGCAGTTAGAAGTTGGCCATTTCTTCAACAGCTCTCGTGTAAAACAGATTCTGTTAAGTGAGAACCAGAGGAGATATAAGAAGGAAATCTCACATACTGAAATGTAACTTTTCAAGGAAAtcaaatagaagaagaaattcattcgtcaaaatctctctctctctttttctctcccaatttcttccatttcttgTTCTGTTCACGAAGTTCTTCATGTACAACGGCCAGGAGGAGTCTGGAGACGGCTACGGCATGCCCCTGTACCCGATGGACAAGCTCTTCTCTGAAGTGGGTCTCGAGACGGACAACAATAAGTTCAGGTACGAGGTGACCCGGTACTTTTATTTGCGATCGCATGCGTTCCTTCTGGTGCAGCCGGACAGGTCTTGGGCCGGGTATGTTGCGGTGAGCACCGACGAGGGGACCGAGGCGTTAGGGAGAAGGGACATTTTGGTCACTTGGAGAGGAACGGCGAATCTCCTGGAGTCCTTTGAAGATGTTCAAGATGATTTGAAGCCAGCGACCGACATTTTCAAGGACGACACCGATACTAAGATTCACGCTGGCTTTTTAGATTTGTATACGAAATCGAATTTTCTAAATGATTACACGAGGCATAGTGCCAGAGACCAGGTATGAAACTTTCACTCCATTTATAGATTGCTCTTGCTAATTTACCTCCCGAACAAGCTCCCcccttcaccttttttttttaaatttatttattatatagaaATCTAAAAATGTGATAAGATATAGCACGTGATGTATGGACTACTTTGCCAAATTAAAACTGGTATCGATGGACAACTTTGGTCAGGTTCTAAGGGAGGTCCGGAAGCAAGTCGATCTCTATGCCGGTAGAGGCGAGACAATCAGCATAACAGTGGCCGGCCACAGCCTGGGCGCGGCTTTGGCAACGATCAATGCGCTGGACATCGTTACCAATGGCTACAACGCGCCCACCGACCACCCCGAGAATGCCTGTCTGGTGACCGCATTCCCCTTCGCCAGCCCCAAGGTCGGGGACGAGAAGTTCCAGGCGAAGTTCTCGTCGTCCGAGAAGCTCCGAGCCCTTCGAATGACCAACGCCCTTGATATCGTTCCCTTCATCCCTCCAATCAGATATTACCACGTCGGAGAACAGCTGCTGGTCGACTCGCGCAAGTCCCCGGACCTGAAGTCTCTCTACAGCGGTATGACTGGCGCCGTGGCAATCGGGCATATGTTGGAGACGTGCCTGCATCTAATCGCGGGCACACAAGGCATCGATAGCAACGAATTCAATGTTGACAAGCGTCGCGGGATTGAGCTGGTGAACAAGGGAATGGATGCTCTGAagtatgaaagaaaaattccggCCTATTGGTGGGTAGcgaagaacaagaacatggTCCAAGATGAGGTCACTGGAGACTGGAGCTTGGCCCCTCCGTACATCCCACCTCCACCAGAAGATAATTAGAACAAATAGTCCCAAgtctcaatatatatatatattactgtGTGATCAGCTATTACCAATAGTTGCTGCTGTATGACTTAGCAGTACCATAATAAAGGTTCGTAATGCAAATGTGGAGTGGTTTGATTGAGTTGTATTGGTGGTACTAAGTTATGTGTGTTCTACTAG
Protein-coding regions in this window:
- the LOC104446890 gene encoding phospholipase A1-IIgamma — protein: MTNALDIVPFIPPIRYYHVGEQLLVDSRKSPDLKSLYSGMTGAVAIGHMLETCLHLIAGTQGIDSNEFNVDKRRGIELVNKGMDALKYERKIPAYWWVAKNKNMVQDEVTGDWSLAPPYIPPPPEDN